In a genomic window of Suricata suricatta isolate VVHF042 chromosome 12, meerkat_22Aug2017_6uvM2_HiC, whole genome shotgun sequence:
- the TP53INP2 gene encoding tumor protein p53-inducible nuclear protein 2 isoform X2 — MFQRLTSLFFSTPPPPEDPGCPRAFVSEEDEVDGWLIIDLPEGPGLGPARLQSSPLEDLLIEHPSMSVYVTGSTIVLEPGPPSPLPDAALPDGDLSEGELAPARREPRALHHAAAPLPARAALLEKAGQARRLQRARQRAERHALSAKVVQRQNRARENRSRRPKHQGSFVYQPCQRQFNY, encoded by the exons ATGTTCCAGCGCCTCACCAGCCTCTTCTTCAGtactcccccgccccccgaggACCCCGGATGTCCCCGAGCCTTCGTCTCTGAGGAGGATGAAGTGGACGGCTGGCTCATCATTGACCTGCCGG AGGGGCCCGGACTCGGGCCCGCCCGCCTCCAGAGCAGCCCCCTGGAGGACCTCCTCATCGAGCACCCCAGCATGTCCGTTTACGTCACCGGCAGCACCATAGTGCTGGAGCCTGGGCCCCCTTCCCCGCTCCCCGACGCTGCCCTGCCTGACGGCGACCTTAGCGAAGG GGAGTTGGCGCCCGCCCGCCGCGAGCCCCGGGCTCTGCACCACGCCGCCGCCCCTCTGCCGGCGCGGGCTGCGCTGCTGGAGAAGGCGGGCCAGGCGCGGCGGCTGCAGCGGGCCCGGCAGCGCGCCGAGCGCCATGCGCTGAGCGCCAAGGTGGTGCAACGGCAGAACCGCGCCCGCGAGAACCGTTCGCGCCGGCCCAAGCACCAGGGCAGCTTCGTCTATCAGCCGTGCCAGCGCCAGTTCAACTACTGA
- the TP53INP2 gene encoding tumor protein p53-inducible nuclear protein 2 isoform X1 → MFQRLTSLFFSTPPPPEDPGCPRAFVSEEDEVDGWLIIDLPDSYAAPPSPGAAPAPAGRPPPAPSLMDESWFVTPPACFTAEGPGLGPARLQSSPLEDLLIEHPSMSVYVTGSTIVLEPGPPSPLPDAALPDGDLSEGELAPARREPRALHHAAAPLPARAALLEKAGQARRLQRARQRAERHALSAKVVQRQNRARENRSRRPKHQGSFVYQPCQRQFNY, encoded by the exons ATGTTCCAGCGCCTCACCAGCCTCTTCTTCAGtactcccccgccccccgaggACCCCGGATGTCCCCGAGCCTTCGTCTCTGAGGAGGATGAAGTGGACGGCTGGCTCATCATTGACCTGCCGG ACAGCTACGCGGCTCCACCCAGCCCCGGGGCTGCGCCTGCCCCCGCGGGCCGCCCTCCGCCCGCGCCCTCCTTGATGGACGAGAGCTGGTTTGTTACCCCTCCCGCCTGTTTTACTGCAGAGGGGCCCGGACTCGGGCCCGCCCGCCTCCAGAGCAGCCCCCTGGAGGACCTCCTCATCGAGCACCCCAGCATGTCCGTTTACGTCACCGGCAGCACCATAGTGCTGGAGCCTGGGCCCCCTTCCCCGCTCCCCGACGCTGCCCTGCCTGACGGCGACCTTAGCGAAGG GGAGTTGGCGCCCGCCCGCCGCGAGCCCCGGGCTCTGCACCACGCCGCCGCCCCTCTGCCGGCGCGGGCTGCGCTGCTGGAGAAGGCGGGCCAGGCGCGGCGGCTGCAGCGGGCCCGGCAGCGCGCCGAGCGCCATGCGCTGAGCGCCAAGGTGGTGCAACGGCAGAACCGCGCCCGCGAGAACCGTTCGCGCCGGCCCAAGCACCAGGGCAGCTTCGTCTATCAGCCGTGCCAGCGCCAGTTCAACTACTGA